From Aedes albopictus strain Foshan chromosome 1, AalbF5, whole genome shotgun sequence, one genomic window encodes:
- the LOC109408040 gene encoding uncharacterized protein LOC109408040, which yields MLGPDDLGQVIVLVLRRKLDDKVPGDQQQENAALPDSIIVGASIELMVGVKEARTISASREGRGTRYILRTSSKSILEKLTKITKLTDGTEVEIVHHPTLNTVQGIVYDTDTINKDENLILDYLKPQGVHAVRRIRKRVNGAFKNTPLLVLSFHGTTVPDIVYFGLLRKEVRVYYPSPMICYNCGYYGHSKKICQQPSICLRCAVQHDVPDGEHCVNPPNCLHCKTGHQTTSRDCPKYQEEEKIVRLKVDKSISITEARRLYAEENKRETFATVVQEQIQQQLTAKDLLIATLQQQVATLTKELAALKEALKSFSHSQPPSPHHQQNTTTTQKPSSKASSSTHVQQIQPPQTERLSRKDQSGIPPQQEQRENRKNNRQQCTIMTRSRSNKRHMEFSPTEIAHHQGKRTPAPSNKTSTSIDAESNNGPGTS from the coding sequence ATGCTTGGTCCGGATGATTTAGGCCAAGTGATTGTACTAGTCTTGCGACGTAAACTGGATGACAAAGTGCCTGGTGATCAACAACAAGAAAATGCTGCCTTACCGGACTCCATCATTGTGGGTGCTTCCATAGAGCTCATGGTTGGTGTGAAGGAAGCCAGAACCATAAGCGCTTCTCGCGAAGGTCGCGGTACACGCTACATTCTTCGCACTAGCTCCAAAAGTATTCTCGAGAAGCTCACCAAAATCACGAAACTGACAGACGGCACTGAGGTTGAAATCGTCCATCATCCTACGCTCAACACCGTTCAAGGAATAGTGTATGATACGGACACCATCAACAAAGACGAGAATCTGATTCTGGACTACCTCAAACCCCAGGGTGTTCATGCAGTAAGGAGAATCAGGAAACGAGTAAACGGCGCTTTTAAGAATACTCCACTATTGGTTCTGTCCTTCCATGGCACCACTGTGCCGGATATTGTCTACTTTGGACTACTGCGTAAAGAAGTCAGGGTTTACTACCCTTCGCCCATGATCTGCTACAACTGTGGATACTACGGACACTCTAAGAAAATCTGCCAGCAGCCCAGCATCTGCCTGCGATGTGCCGTCCAACATGATGTTCCCGATGGCGAACATTGTGTCAATCCGCCAAACTGCCTTCACTGCAAGACTGGACATCAAACGACTTCGCGAGACTGCCCTAAATACCAAGAGGAGGAGAAAATTGTTCGTTTGAAAGTCGACAAAAGCATTTCAATTACCGAAGCAAGACGCCTGTACGCAGAAGAAAATAAACGGGAAACTTTTGCAACAGTTGTACAAGAACAAATCCAACAACAACTGACTGCCAAAGATCTCCTAATAGCTACATTGCAGCAACAAGTAGCTACACTAACAAAAGAGCTCGCCGCTTTGAAAGAAGCACTGAAATCATTCTCCCACAGTCAACCACCATCACCACACCATCAACAGAATACTACCACTACCCAGAAACCATCTTCTAAAGCTTCTTCAAGTACACATGTGCAGCAAATTCAACCACCACAAACCGAGCGGCTATCTAGGAAGGACCAATCAGGTATCCCGCCGCAGCAAGAGCAACGAGAAAACCGCAAAAACAACAGACAGCAGTGCACTATCATGACTCGTAGTAGAAGCAATAAACGGCACATGGAATTCTCACCTACAGAAATAGCGCACCACCAGGGCAAACGAACGCCAGCACCGTCGAACAAAACCAGTACATCCATCGACGCAGAATCAAATAATGGACCAGGAACCTCATAA